A single region of the Triticum dicoccoides isolate Atlit2015 ecotype Zavitan chromosome 2B, WEW_v2.0, whole genome shotgun sequence genome encodes:
- the LOC119365565 gene encoding E3 ubiquitin-protein ligase Os04g0590900-like — MASSPPAIVGTEPTWVPYEPTRDCSQGLCSLYCPQWCYFIFPPPPPFDLAGPGPDDSSGHVFSPLVIAIIGVLATAFLLVSYYTFISKYCGTFGSLRRRLFGPGSGSGGGGGTGGPGSGHGQSRSQESWNVLPASGLDETLINKITVCKYRRGDGPVLHTTDCSVCLGEFDDGESLRLLPQCSHAFHQQCIDTWLKSHSNCPLCRSNITFVAVEVAPPEPEGCAPGPGETDRNTHQVVIEMDELESMCEEQQDAVNSGGVRADRDDQETEDSREGTEEEEDANGTAEIREEGVPPPKTGSNLHRDSRMSIADVLQSTMEDELIAARESGLLAGGAGTSRRCRGENSSNGRGRNRRALQDDSVPPMKRLPPGGRSCFSSKSGRAVVVDSDNPVRGGQS; from the coding sequence aTGGCGTCCTCGCCGCCTGCAATCGTCGGGACGGAGCCCACCTGGGTGCCCTACGAGCCAACCAGGGACTGCTCCCAGGGGCTCTGCAGCCTCTACTGCCCCCAGTGGTGCTACTTCATCTTCCCCCCGCCGCCGCCCTTCGACCTCGCCGGCCCCGGCCCCGACGACTCCTCCGGCCACGTCTTCTCCCCGCTCGTCATCGCCATCATCGGCGTGCTGGCCACCGCCTTCCTCCTCGTCAGCTACTACACCTTCATCTCCAAGTACTGCGGCACCTTCGGCTCCCTCCGGAGGAGGCTCTTTGgccccggctccggctccggcggcgGTGGGGGCACCGGCGGTCCTGGGAGCGGCCACGGGCAGTCCAGGAGCCAGGAGTCGTGGAACGTGTTGCCGGCGAGCGGGCTGGACGAGACCCTGATCAACAAGATCACGGTGTGCAAGTACAGGCGCGGCGACGGGCCCGTCCTCCACACCACCGACTGCTCGGTCTGCCTCGGCGAGTTCGACGACGGGGAGAGCCTCCGGCTGCTGCCCCAATGCAGCCATGCGTTCCACCAGCAGTGCATCGACACTTGGCTCAAGTCGCACTCCAATTGCCCCCTCTGCCGCTCCAACATCACGTTCGTCGCCGTCGAGGTGGCGCCGCCGGAGCCGGAGGGCTGTGCTCCAGGTCCAGGCGAGACCGACCGGAACACCCATCAGGTGGTTATTGAGATGGATGAATTGGAGAGCATGTGCGAAGAGCAGCAGGATGCTGTGAACAGCGGGGGCGTCAGAGCTGACCGTGATGATCAGGAGACGGAGGACAGTCGAgagggaacagaggaggaggaggatgccaaTGGCACGGCTGAGATCAGAGAAGAAGGCGTGCCACCACCGAAGACGGGGTCCAACCTGCACCGTGACAGCCGCATGTCCATCGCCGACGTGCTGCAGTCCACCATGGAGGACGAGCTGATCGCAGCCAGGGAGAGCGGGCTCCTCGCAGGCGGCGCCGGCACGTCGAGGCGGTGCCGCGGGGAGAACAGTAGCAACGGACGGGGCCGCAACCGGCGCGCGTTGCAGGACGACTCCGTGCCGCCGATGAAGAGGCTGCCGCCCGGCGGCAGGTCGTGCTTCAGCAGCAAGAGCGGCAGGGCAGTCGTCGTCGATTCAGATAATCCAGTGCGAGGTGGGCAGTCGTGA